The Sphaerospermopsis torques-reginae ITEP-024 genome has a window encoding:
- a CDS encoding type II toxin-antitoxin system PemK/MazF family toxin — translation MRRGEVYDARLEMTEGSEQGGTRPVIIVSRDVINLSSPVVLAVPCTTYQTGKRVYPTQVLILAPDGGLRKDSIAMADQVRVLSKTRFLRLRGVLSDAVMAHLAQALLIALDLPGEVDIAGDR, via the coding sequence ATGAGAAGGGGTGAAGTGTACGATGCGCGTCTAGAAATGACTGAAGGTTCAGAACAAGGAGGAACTCGCCCCGTAATTATTGTCAGTCGTGACGTAATTAATTTATCTAGCCCAGTTGTTTTGGCAGTACCTTGCACGACTTATCAAACCGGCAAGCGGGTTTACCCCACTCAAGTTTTAATTTTAGCACCAGATGGCGGACTCAGAAAAGACTCGATCGCAATGGCAGATCAGGTGCGGGTATTATCTAAAACGCGCTTTTTGCGATTACGAGGTGTACTTTCTGACGCAGTAATGGCACATCTAGCACAGGCTTTATTAATCGCTTTGGATCTACCAGGGGAAGTAGATATAGCAGGTGACAGGTGA
- the petN gene encoding cytochrome b6-f complex subunit PetN codes for MILTLGWVSLLVVFTWSISMVVWGRNGL; via the coding sequence ATGATTTTGACACTAGGTTGGGTATCACTTTTGGTTGTGTTCACTTGGTCGATTTCTATGGTAGTCTGGGGACGCAACGGACTCTAG
- a CDS encoding ribbon-helix-helix domain-containing protein, with protein MKVETIRTTLTIPKELLEATDKAVLEGKAKSRNEFVVQALKRELAAQRRAEIDAALAEMTRDPDYQAEVLRMEAEFATAQWEALQLGESPR; from the coding sequence ATGAAAGTAGAAACTATTCGCACGACGTTAACGATCCCGAAAGAATTGTTAGAAGCGACTGATAAAGCTGTGTTAGAGGGGAAAGCCAAAAGTAGGAATGAGTTTGTGGTGCAAGCTTTGAAGCGGGAACTAGCAGCACAAAGACGAGCCGAAATAGATGCCGCTTTAGCGGAAATGACGAGAGATCCAGATTATCAAGCGGAAGTTTTAAGAATGGAGGCGGAATTTGCTACGGCTCAATGGGAGGCGTTGCAGCTAGGGGAATCTCCACGATGA